Proteins encoded by one window of Bactrocera oleae isolate idBacOlea1 chromosome 4, idBacOlea1, whole genome shotgun sequence:
- the LOC106626878 gene encoding lysozyme B: MKAFICLIVALALAAPALGEVLNRCSMAREMSRLGVPRDQLARWACIAEHESSYRTDVVGPTNYNGSNDYGLFQINDYYWCQPASGRFSYNQCHIDCNGLLTDNIEPIVRCAQEILRMQGWSAWSTWHFCDGALPSIDDCF, from the coding sequence ATGAAAGCCTTCATTTGTTTAATCGTGGCTCTGGCTCTGGCCGCACCAGCCCTCGGGGAGGTCTTGAACCGTTGCTCTATGGCTCGTGAGATGTCACGCTTGGGTGTTCCCAGGGATCAATTGGCTCGTTGGGCTTGTATTGCTGAACACGAGAGCTCCTACCGCACTGACGTCGTCGGTCCAACCAACTACAATGGCTCCAACGATTACGGTCTCTTCCAAATCAACGACTACTACTGGTGCCAACCTGCCAGCGGTCGCTTCTCCTACAATCAGTGTCACATCGACTGCAATGGATTGTTAACCGACAACATCGAACCCATAGTACGTTGCGCCCAAGAGATCCTGCGCATGCAAGGTTGGTCTGCCTGGTCCACATGGCATTTCTGCGATGGCGCTTTGCCAAGCATTGATGACTGCTTCTAA